In one window of Leifsonia sp. NPDC080035 DNA:
- a CDS encoding MFS transporter, protein MHDLSALAQRIRTDDDARRALQRRTLTVVAVSQVLGGAGLAAGITVGALLAQQLVGGDGLAGAPTALFTLGSALAAFLIGRFTQRHGRRLGLGLGFAAGGLGALGVVVAAAAGSVPLLFVSLFVYGAGTATNLQARYAGTDLAAPAQRGTAASIALVATTAGAVAGPNLVDPLGRLALGMGIPALAGPFLLATVAYLSAGIVLLVFLRPDPFLLARAAAPADEQAAGAAGAAGAALPPSPPPRPGPGAIAGAAVMVLTQIAMVAIMTMTPVHMRAMDFGLSAVGLVIGIHVGAMYLPSLVTGILVDRVGRVPMAIASGVTLLAAGIVAALAPESSLGLLILALTLLGLGWNVGLLAGTALVVDATVPANRARTQGTIDVLIALSGAGAGAASGVVMAASDYSVLSFTGGILALLLIPVLLWAARSGRPDDGGRPARR, encoded by the coding sequence GTGCACGACCTCAGCGCCCTGGCGCAGCGCATCCGCACCGACGACGACGCCCGGCGGGCCCTGCAGCGGCGCACGCTGACGGTCGTGGCGGTCAGCCAGGTGCTCGGCGGCGCCGGCCTCGCCGCGGGCATCACGGTGGGAGCGCTGCTCGCCCAGCAGCTCGTCGGCGGCGACGGCCTCGCCGGCGCCCCGACCGCTCTCTTCACGCTCGGCTCCGCGCTGGCGGCGTTCCTCATCGGCCGGTTCACGCAGCGCCACGGACGCCGCCTCGGGCTCGGCCTCGGCTTCGCCGCGGGCGGCCTCGGCGCGCTCGGGGTGGTCGTCGCGGCGGCCGCCGGCAGCGTCCCGCTGCTGTTCGTCTCGCTTTTCGTCTACGGAGCGGGCACCGCCACGAACCTGCAGGCGCGCTACGCGGGGACCGACCTCGCCGCCCCGGCTCAGCGCGGCACCGCGGCCAGCATCGCGCTCGTCGCCACCACCGCGGGCGCCGTGGCGGGCCCGAACCTGGTGGACCCGCTCGGGCGGCTCGCGCTCGGGATGGGCATCCCCGCCCTCGCCGGACCATTCCTGCTCGCGACAGTGGCCTACCTCTCGGCCGGGATCGTGCTCCTGGTCTTCCTGCGCCCGGACCCGTTCCTGCTCGCGCGCGCAGCCGCCCCGGCCGACGAACAGGCGGCGGGCGCGGCGGGCGCGGCGGGCGCGGCCCTGCCGCCCTCGCCTCCCCCTCGGCCGGGGCCGGGCGCGATCGCCGGGGCGGCGGTGATGGTGCTCACGCAGATCGCGATGGTGGCGATCATGACGATGACCCCGGTGCACATGCGGGCGATGGACTTCGGACTCTCCGCGGTCGGGCTCGTGATCGGCATCCACGTGGGCGCGATGTATCTGCCCTCGCTGGTCACCGGCATCCTCGTGGACCGGGTCGGGCGCGTGCCGATGGCCATCGCCTCCGGCGTCACGCTGCTGGCGGCGGGCATCGTCGCGGCGCTCGCGCCGGAGAGCTCGCTCGGACTGCTCATCCTCGCGCTCACCCTGCTCGGCCTCGGCTGGAACGTCGGCCTCCTCGCCGGCACGGCCCTCGTCGTCGACGCCACGGTCCCGGCGAACCGGGCACGCACGCAGGGCACGATCGACGTGCTGATCGCGCTGTCCGGGGCGGGCGCCGGTGCCGCATCCGGGGTCGTCATGGCCGCGAGCGACTACAGCGTGCTGTCGTTCACGGGCGGGATCCTGGCACTGCTGCTGATCCCCGTGCTGCTCTGGGCCGCGCGCAGCGGGCGGCCCGACGACGGCGGGCGACCGGCCCGCCGGTAG
- a CDS encoding TetR family transcriptional regulator has protein sequence MARPRKQEERRAGLIEAALSAVGERGLRSLSLADVAEKAGLTRGAILYYYEDLDQLLVEAHRAGLERFCDRRDAVVAGIPEPQLQLAAAIREGLPSGPDDALMRLLYEFDVLAGTSALHDELVERMYRRQLATYTDILERGTASGAFAPALPIETLAMNLVALEDAYGLHIVAGNSLITVESAEAAMRAAADGLGAPTAVR, from the coding sequence ATGGCCAGACCCCGCAAGCAGGAGGAGCGCCGCGCCGGGCTCATCGAGGCGGCGCTCAGCGCGGTCGGCGAGCGCGGCCTGCGTTCACTCTCGCTCGCGGACGTGGCCGAGAAGGCGGGGCTGACCCGCGGCGCGATCCTCTACTACTACGAGGACCTCGACCAGCTGCTCGTGGAGGCGCACCGCGCCGGCCTCGAGCGGTTCTGCGACCGGAGGGACGCCGTGGTCGCGGGCATCCCGGAGCCGCAGCTGCAGCTCGCGGCGGCGATCCGGGAGGGCCTGCCGAGCGGACCGGACGACGCGCTGATGCGCCTGCTCTACGAGTTCGACGTGCTCGCCGGCACCTCGGCGCTGCACGACGAGCTCGTCGAGCGGATGTACCGCAGGCAGCTCGCCACCTACACCGACATCCTCGAGCGCGGGACAGCGTCCGGCGCATTCGCCCCCGCGCTGCCGATCGAGACCCTGGCCATGAACCTGGTCGCGTTGGAGGACGCCTACGGCCTGCACATCGTCGCGGGCAACAGCCTGATCACCGTCGAGAGCGCGGAGGCGGCGATGCGCGCGGCGGCGGACGGACTGGGCGCACCGACCGCCGTCCGCTGA
- a CDS encoding alpha/beta hydrolase: MFEGFTVEDVATPEARIHVRHAGDGPVVVLLHGHPRTGATWHRVAPALVDAGFRVIVPDLRGYGRSTAPVPRPDHSQASKRAMASDVLAVARALGHSSFAVAGHDRGSYVAFRLAMDHPEAVRAVALLDSIPIVEHLDRMTPEFATAWYHWFFFAQPGIPERVIGADPDAWYGGDPATMGPENFAERRDAIHRPEVVRAMLEDYRAGLTVDRADEEADRAAGRRLTQPLLALWSSRDDLEELFGDPLAIWPAWADDVTGHPIDSGHHMAEEAPDDLTAALAAFFRAQ, translated from the coding sequence GTGTTCGAGGGATTCACGGTCGAGGACGTCGCGACGCCGGAGGCGCGCATCCACGTCAGGCACGCCGGGGACGGTCCCGTCGTCGTGCTGCTGCACGGGCATCCGCGCACGGGGGCGACCTGGCATCGCGTCGCCCCCGCGCTGGTGGACGCCGGGTTCCGCGTCATCGTGCCCGACCTTCGCGGCTACGGACGCTCCACCGCCCCGGTGCCGCGGCCGGACCACTCCCAGGCGTCCAAGCGGGCGATGGCATCGGACGTGCTCGCCGTCGCACGGGCGCTGGGCCACAGCTCGTTCGCGGTGGCGGGACACGACCGCGGCAGCTACGTCGCGTTCCGGCTCGCGATGGACCACCCAGAGGCCGTGCGCGCGGTCGCGCTGCTCGACAGCATCCCCATCGTCGAGCATCTGGACCGGATGACGCCCGAGTTCGCGACCGCCTGGTACCACTGGTTCTTCTTCGCCCAGCCCGGCATCCCCGAGCGCGTCATCGGCGCGGACCCTGACGCCTGGTACGGCGGCGACCCCGCGACGATGGGGCCGGAGAACTTCGCGGAGCGGCGGGACGCCATCCACCGGCCCGAGGTGGTGCGGGCGATGCTCGAGGACTACCGCGCGGGCCTCACGGTGGATCGCGCCGACGAAGAGGCCGACCGCGCCGCCGGCCGCCGGCTCACGCAACCGCTGCTCGCGCTGTGGTCGTCGCGCGACGACCTGGAGGAGCTCTTCGGAGACCCGCTCGCCATCTGGCCGGCCTGGGCGGACGACGTGACCGGCCACCCGATCGACTCCGGCCACCACATGGCGGAGGAGGCGCCCGACGACCTCACCGCCGCCCTCGCCGCCTTCTTCCGCGCCCAGTGA